A region from the Lolium perenne isolate Kyuss_39 chromosome 4, Kyuss_2.0, whole genome shotgun sequence genome encodes:
- the LOC127294147 gene encoding very-long-chain aldehyde decarbonylase GL1-10, translated as MLPYSTAGEAEAALGRALTWAEAAWLRYSASVPDCYLHWPNIAITLVVYTLAPLPLVLLDLAAPEIAAPYKLQPKVQHPPAAFFRCYMDAVRVSLLTIGPYQLISYPAAKIMEIRTGLPLPSMGEIAAQLTVYFLVEDYLNYWLHRLLHTKWGYEKIHHVHHEFTAPMAYAAWYGHWAEMLILAVPSLAGPAIVPCHVTTLWIWFAARLVESLNIHSGFKLPFNAEKYIPFYGGAEHHDYHHYIGGQSKSNFAPVFTYCDYIYGTDKGYRFHKATLAKLKELAGSNVQKGDGN; from the exons ATGCTGCCGTACTCGACGGCGGGCGAGGCGGAGGCGGCGCTGGGGCGCGCCCTgacgtgggcggaggcggcgtggCTCCGGTACTCGGCGTCGGTGCCGGACTGCTACCTCCACTGGCCCAACATCGCCATCACATTGGTCGTCTACACGCTGGCGCCGCTGCCGCTCGTGCTCCTCGACCTCGCCGCGCCGGAGATCGCCGCGCCGTACAAGCTGCAGCCCAAGGTGCAGCACCCGCCGGCCGCCTTCTTCCGCTGCTACATGGACGCCGTTCGCGTCTCGCTGCTCACCATCGGGCCTTACCAGCTCATCTCGTATCCTGCCGCTAAG ATAATGGAAATACGGACGGGACTGCCACTGCCGTCGATGGGGGAGATAGCGGCGCAGCTGACGGTATACTTCTTGGTGGAAGACTACCTGAACTACTGGCTACATCGTCTGCTGCACACAAAATGGGGCTATGAGAAGATCCACCATGTTCACCACGAGTTCACGGCTCCCATGGCGTATGCCGCGTGGTATGGACACTGGGCCGAGATGCTTATCCTCGCTGTCCCCTCCCTTGCCGGCCCGGCTATCGTCCCATGCCATGTCACCACGCTCTGGATCTGGTTTGCTGCTCGCCTGGTAGAGAGCCTCAACATTCACAGCGG ATTTAAGTTACCGTTCAACGCTGAGAAGTATATACCGTTCTACGGAGGGGCGGAACACCATGACTACCACCACTACATTGGAGGGCAGAGCAAGAGCAACTTCGCTCCCGTTTTCACCTACTGTGATTACATATACGGAACGGACAAA GGCTACCGATTTCACAAGGCAACCCTTGCAAAG CTGAAGGAATTGGCGGGCAGCAACGTTCAGAAAGGAGATGGCAATTGA